A portion of the Marinobacter alexandrii genome contains these proteins:
- a CDS encoding rhodanese-like domain-containing protein encodes MLGFLTGKNKKVQQYLNEGGIIVDVRSKTEYEEGHLRNSTNIPLDSLPKFIGQLDKSKPIVTCCASGMRSGSAKRMLKANGFSVVNGGGWMNLQKYE; translated from the coding sequence CTCACCGGAAAGAATAAAAAAGTTCAGCAATACTTAAATGAAGGAGGAATCATCGTAGATGTTCGCTCTAAAACTGAATACGAAGAAGGACACCTCAGAAATTCTACAAATATTCCATTAGACTCTTTGCCAAAATTTATAGGTCAGCTTGATAAGTCTAAACCTATAGTGACATGCTGTGCTTCTGGCATGCGAAGTGGTTCAGCTAAACGCATGTTAAAAGCAAATGGCTTTAGCGTAGTTAATGGTGGTGGCTGGATGAATCTTCAGAAGTACGAGTAA
- a CDS encoding D-alanine--D-alanine ligase family protein has protein sequence MKNILILCGGQSPEHVISIRSTKNIIKEIDKSRYNFSIIGISKAGSWRLVREDELAEEITTQGELVSIHPGGQDFFVSNNKSIGRFDVVFPILHGPKGEDGTIQGLLCLLGIPFVGSDVLGSAASMDKDVAKRLLRDSGIKVADWILIIRGDEIPTYAEVSFLGSVVFVKPANMGSSVGVHRVTNESEWNVAIKDSLQYDRKVLVEKKVEGKELECAVLGNDHPKASGVGEVISGNFYSYEEKYASSSKATTRIPADVDLKYVDQLKATAIKAYKALGCQGMSRVDMFFQDNGEILVNEVNTIPGFTSISMYPQLWEQEGMSYSDLINELIELAIERGT, from the coding sequence ATGAAAAATATCTTAATCCTTTGTGGTGGCCAATCACCAGAACATGTAATATCAATTCGTTCTACAAAAAACATCATTAAGGAAATTGATAAGTCTCGATATAATTTTTCAATAATAGGAATATCTAAAGCAGGCAGTTGGAGATTGGTGAGAGAGGATGAGCTGGCAGAGGAAATTACGACTCAAGGAGAACTGGTTTCTATTCATCCCGGAGGTCAAGATTTTTTTGTTTCTAACAATAAATCAATTGGAAGATTTGATGTAGTGTTTCCTATCCTACATGGTCCGAAAGGAGAAGATGGTACTATTCAGGGACTTCTGTGTCTATTGGGAATCCCATTTGTAGGCTCTGATGTGCTTGGCTCTGCAGCTTCAATGGACAAAGACGTAGCAAAACGCCTTTTAAGAGATAGTGGGATTAAGGTAGCGGATTGGATCTTGATCATCCGTGGTGATGAAATACCTACTTATGCTGAGGTATCTTTCCTTGGTTCTGTGGTATTTGTGAAACCAGCAAATATGGGGTCATCTGTAGGTGTACATAGAGTGACAAATGAATCCGAATGGAATGTTGCTATCAAAGATTCGCTGCAGTATGATCGAAAAGTACTCGTAGAAAAAAAGGTAGAAGGTAAGGAATTAGAATGCGCGGTTTTAGGTAATGATCATCCAAAAGCCTCAGGAGTTGGGGAAGTGATATCAGGTAATTTCTATTCGTATGAAGAAAAATACGCCTCTTCATCAAAAGCAACGACTAGGATACCTGCAGATGTTGATCTTAAATATGTAGATCAATTAAAAGCAACAGCAATCAAAGCATATAAAGCATTGGGCTGTCAAGGAATGTCACGTGTAGATATGTTTTTTCAGGATAATGGAGAAATCTTGGTCAATGAGGTAAATACCATCCCCGGTTTTACAAGTATTAGCATGTATCCCCAACTTTGGGAGCAGGAGGGGATGAGCTATTCGGACTTAATTAATGAGCTTATTGAATTGGCTATCGAAAGAGGAACCTGA
- a CDS encoding DUF4199 domain-containing protein, whose amino-acid sequence MKTKIALKYGLISGCMIVSSWFILLGFEDNPDFALAEILGYAIMIAALSAVFVGIKRIRDENGSLSFKEAFLNGLGITLVASTIYVIGWMIYMPNFAPDFVDKYTASQVELIEQMDIENEEKLEQINDINEWMETYKQPHIMVAMTFVEIFPVGLIVTLISALILKRK is encoded by the coding sequence ATGAAAACTAAAATAGCATTGAAGTATGGGTTGATAAGCGGTTGTATGATTGTCAGCTCTTGGTTTATATTATTAGGTTTTGAAGATAATCCAGATTTTGCACTAGCCGAAATACTCGGTTATGCTATTATGATAGCTGCGCTTTCAGCAGTTTTTGTAGGCATCAAACGAATTCGTGATGAAAACGGATCTCTTTCATTTAAAGAAGCTTTCTTAAATGGCTTAGGTATAACGCTCGTTGCTTCCACCATTTATGTAATTGGATGGATGATCTATATGCCTAATTTCGCTCCAGACTTTGTAGATAAGTATACCGCATCACAAGTAGAACTGATAGAGCAGATGGATATTGAGAATGAAGAAAAACTAGAACAAATAAATGACATCAACGAGTGGATGGAAACCTATAAACAACCTCATATAATGGTAGCTATGACATTTGTTGAAATTTTCCCTGTTGGCTTAATAGTCACATTGATTTCGGCTTTAATCTTGAAGAGGAAGTAG
- a CDS encoding DoxX family protein, whose protein sequence is MLTKTAYIIARLAAAFIMAQTLYFKFTGSPESMYIFKMVGMEPWGRWLIGIMELIAAVLLIIPRTAWVGGVLAVGLMIGAIGMHLTILGIEIMNDKGQLFYYALIVFLCGLYVIFTNKDKIFKDVLPKIFKR, encoded by the coding sequence ATGCTGACGAAAACTGCCTATATCATTGCTAGACTAGCTGCCGCCTTTATAATGGCACAAACGCTTTATTTCAAATTTACTGGATCTCCAGAATCTATGTACATCTTCAAGATGGTGGGAATGGAGCCATGGGGAAGATGGTTAATTGGAATAATGGAATTGATAGCTGCTGTCTTGTTGATAATACCTCGCACTGCATGGGTAGGGGGTGTCTTGGCTGTTGGGCTAATGATTGGTGCTATAGGAATGCACTTAACAATATTGGGAATAGAAATTATGAATGATAAAGGGCAGCTTTTCTATTATGCTCTTATCGTTTTTCTATGCGGTTTGTATGTTATTTTTACGAATAAGGATAAAATCTTTAAAGATGTTTTACCCAAAATATTTAAGAGATAA
- a CDS encoding redoxin domain-containing protein — MPNTDGRLTLDINAPAPLFKINDIFDREIDLSKYKGKKVLIAFFRHAGCPFCNTRVHNLQKHYENLKAKGLEMIFFFESKKELMVSSDFHSSISPIPLISDPEKTWYDAYGVESSGLKSAKSHFKSFFQQVIEAKKSKVPVHWMSGNESIKTIPAEFLMDEKGIIRAVHYSKGLRDRMSIDAIIEFAG; from the coding sequence ATGCCAAATACAGATGGTAGGCTTACGTTAGATATAAATGCTCCTGCCCCACTTTTTAAAATCAATGACATTTTTGATAGAGAAATAGATTTATCCAAATACAAAGGAAAAAAAGTACTCATCGCCTTTTTCAGGCATGCCGGATGTCCTTTTTGCAATACCAGAGTTCACAATCTTCAAAAGCATTACGAAAATTTAAAAGCGAAAGGTCTTGAAATGATTTTCTTTTTCGAGTCAAAAAAAGAATTAATGGTTTCTAGTGATTTTCACAGTAGTATCTCTCCTATTCCCTTAATCTCAGATCCTGAAAAAACTTGGTATGATGCATACGGCGTGGAAAGTTCAGGATTGAAATCTGCAAAAAGTCATTTCAAATCCTTCTTCCAGCAAGTCATTGAAGCAAAAAAAAGCAAAGTTCCAGTACATTGGATGTCAGGAAATGAGTCTATAAAAACAATCCCTGCGGAGTTCCTAATGGATGAAAAAGGGATCATAAGAGCGGTACATTATTCAAAAGGACTAAGAGATCGGATGTCAATTGATGCAATCATCGAATTCGCCGGATAA
- a CDS encoding sterol desaturase family protein: MNYWQIIKNAYSGYANYLWQEISMPQWHSYFYWLLGVSAFFLVLEWIKPWRKNQAKFRKDFWLDLFYMFFNFFLFSLIVFNAASDVVVVFFNDVLALIGITNLVAFEVMNWPVWAHLLLGFIVRDFVQWWTHRLLHRSAFLWEFHKVHHSVKEMGFAAHLRYHWMETIIYRTIEYIPLALIGIGLRDFFVIHIFTLVVGHFNHSNFKLNLGPLKYVFNNPQMHIWHHVKALPEDRSYGVNFGLTLSIWDYLFKTSYIPENGRDIELGFPGDENFPENFVGQAAHGFTRTSEDSSSHHH, from the coding sequence ATGAACTATTGGCAGATTATTAAAAATGCATATTCTGGATATGCTAACTATCTATGGCAAGAAATTTCTATGCCTCAATGGCATAGCTATTTTTATTGGCTATTGGGTGTTTCTGCCTTTTTTTTAGTTTTAGAATGGATAAAGCCATGGAGGAAAAATCAAGCAAAGTTTAGGAAAGATTTTTGGCTTGATCTCTTTTATATGTTTTTTAACTTCTTTCTTTTTTCCCTGATTGTATTCAATGCAGCGTCTGATGTGGTGGTTGTTTTTTTTAATGATGTATTGGCTTTAATAGGCATTACGAACTTGGTGGCTTTTGAAGTAATGAACTGGCCAGTTTGGGCTCATTTACTTCTCGGCTTTATAGTGAGGGATTTTGTGCAATGGTGGACACATCGCTTGTTGCACCGGTCAGCTTTTTTATGGGAATTTCATAAGGTACATCACAGTGTCAAAGAGATGGGCTTTGCTGCACATTTAAGATACCACTGGATGGAGACAATTATCTACAGGACGATTGAATATATCCCACTTGCATTAATTGGAATTGGATTAAGGGATTTTTTCGTAATTCATATTTTCACCTTAGTAGTTGGCCATTTTAACCACTCCAATTTCAAACTCAATCTAGGTCCGTTGAAATATGTTTTTAACAATCCACAAATGCACATTTGGCATCATGTGAAAGCATTGCCAGAAGATCGATCTTATGGTGTGAATTTTGGGTTGACTTTGAGTATCTGGGATTATCTCTTCAAAACAAGTTACATACCTGAAAATGGGAGAGACATAGAACTAGGTTTTCCAGGCGATGAAAATTTCCCTGAAAATTTCGTTGGACAAGCAGCTCACGGTTTTACTCGTACTTCTGAAGATTCATCCAGCCACCACCATTAA
- a CDS encoding GH32 C-terminal domain-containing protein, whose translation MIKKLALLFISGYFLSCSTTEKEENTSTSERQGSQSNYVPSGFHASINHGKKNQPVSLLLEDSLYHLYYTTGTDELGHLKSVNLLDWDYDQSISIGDSYGKVQYDLFNSSGLSEPWIKYWVDDNELIISTSADGKSNWNDRSVLKTEGFNPSISWDSNLEQWILVLTNGNKLEIHTSVDFLRWESSSEIVYETPLQSASLSQIGSQWLFVLNQEEIKYQIGSFDGASFIPLGTPSSLFEGSNFQSANLFHTGDKTLLIAQSEKNTNSTSPTFSLPLEVDIKDENILLFPTSHFRSKFTGKRRGKLSKLVAEGPSWYSFTIDQKFSNLKMILNDPASSMNMEWDTERKIIKFDRSKSSIGDLEIIESNLSIDPDNLKVDILIDHDVIDIFFNDGEAYFSISVKPFSFFSEVQIYLDDKKYDARGVLFNIGI comes from the coding sequence ATGATTAAGAAACTAGCTCTTCTTTTTATTTCTGGATACTTTCTTTCCTGCAGCACTACAGAAAAAGAAGAAAATACATCAACAAGTGAAAGACAAGGTTCTCAAAGCAACTACGTCCCATCAGGCTTTCATGCATCAATAAACCATGGTAAGAAAAATCAACCGGTAAGTCTATTATTAGAGGATTCACTTTATCACCTTTATTATACCACTGGTACAGATGAATTGGGTCATTTGAAAAGCGTAAACTTACTTGACTGGGATTATGATCAATCCATCTCTATAGGTGATTCCTATGGGAAAGTACAATACGACCTATTCAATAGTAGTGGTCTCTCTGAGCCTTGGATTAAGTATTGGGTAGATGACAATGAATTAATCATTTCGACAAGTGCGGATGGAAAATCTAATTGGAACGACAGATCTGTTCTCAAAACAGAGGGCTTCAATCCAAGTATATCGTGGGACAGCAATCTGGAACAATGGATTCTTGTATTAACCAATGGAAACAAACTAGAAATACACACTTCTGTAGATTTTCTTAGATGGGAAAGTAGTTCGGAAATAGTTTATGAAACTCCTTTACAAAGTGCCTCATTATCACAAATAGGTAGCCAATGGTTGTTTGTCTTAAATCAGGAAGAGATAAAGTACCAAATAGGTAGCTTTGATGGGGCATCTTTTATTCCCTTAGGTACTCCATCTTCTTTGTTTGAAGGGAGTAATTTTCAATCTGCCAATCTATTTCATACTGGAGATAAAACACTCCTGATTGCGCAAAGTGAAAAAAACACAAACTCAACTTCTCCAACATTCAGTTTGCCTTTAGAAGTTGACATCAAAGATGAAAATATCCTCTTATTTCCTACATCTCACTTTAGATCGAAATTCACAGGAAAGAGAAGAGGAAAGCTTAGTAAGCTCGTAGCTGAAGGTCCTTCATGGTATTCTTTTACCATAGATCAAAAATTTTCAAACTTAAAAATGATCCTAAATGATCCCGCTTCTTCCATGAATATGGAATGGGATACCGAAAGGAAAATCATTAAATTCGATAGATCTAAATCAAGCATTGGTGATCTTGAAATTATTGAATCTAATCTTTCGATTGATCCAGACAATTTAAAAGTTGATATTCTTATTGATCATGATGTTATAGACATTTTCTTCAACGATGGTGAAGCGTATTTTTCCATTTCTGTCAAACCATTTTCATTTTTTAGTGAAGTGCAAATCTATCTGGATGACAAAAAATATGATGCAAGGGGAGTTTTGTTCAATATTGGCATCTAA